The proteins below are encoded in one region of Methanofollis aquaemaris:
- a CDS encoding transposase codes for MRTTNMMGGVGKELKRRTKVVEAFPNGESLLRRVGSIQLIKASRIAFIIRIRRVL; via the coding sequence ATCCGAACCACCAACATGATGGGGGGGGTCGGTAAGGAATTGAAACGAAGGACCAAAGTCGTAGAGGCATTCCCAAATGGGGAATCTCTCCTCAGGAGAGTTGGATCGATCCAATTAATTAAGGCGTCGCGTATAGCATTTATCATCAGGATCAGAAGAGTACTGTGA
- a CDS encoding DUF354 domain-containing protein: MRILIDMGHPAHVHLFKNFIWEMEKRGHRVLVTARDKDVVTQLLKAYNIPYIPVGKKGTGSLNLIKEWTFRDFDIIRIARKFNPDILLGVLNPATAHAARLLGKVSVTFTDSEPEIAKYPIADTITLPFTDVILTLSSVQHDYGEKEVRVNSYKELASLHPLRFSPNPDVLNIAGLTPEDDYALVRFVAWGAYHDMGQGGLTLEDKHALIRELEQSCRVFISSESPLPPEFEKYRLPIPPERMHDFLHYAKIFVSDSQTMTTEAALLGTPAVRCNSFVGKNDMGNFVELEERYHLIYNCKDGISVLSKVRELLLSSDLKTEWARRREPLLQEKMDLTAFMVWLVENYPQSFAEMREHPEMQYSGASAMGGVS, from the coding sequence ATGAGGATTCTTATTGATATGGGACATCCAGCCCATGTTCATCTCTTTAAGAATTTTATCTGGGAGATGGAGAAAAGAGGGCATCGTGTTCTTGTTACAGCCCGTGATAAAGACGTCGTTACTCAACTATTGAAGGCGTACAATATTCCATATATTCCTGTGGGCAAAAAAGGCACGGGATCATTGAACCTGATAAAGGAGTGGACATTCAGGGATTTTGACATTATTCGCATCGCAAGGAAATTCAATCCAGATATTCTCCTTGGGGTGTTGAACCCTGCAACGGCCCATGCGGCGCGGCTCCTCGGGAAGGTGTCGGTCACCTTTACCGATTCAGAACCTGAGATCGCGAAGTACCCGATTGCCGATACCATCACGTTGCCATTTACCGATGTCATCCTCACCCTTTCCTCAGTGCAGCATGATTATGGAGAAAAAGAGGTTCGTGTCAATAGTTACAAGGAACTCGCTTCCCTCCACCCACTCCGTTTTTCTCCGAACCCTGATGTCTTGAACATCGCGGGACTGACTCCAGAAGATGACTATGCCCTGGTCCGGTTTGTTGCCTGGGGTGCCTATCATGACATGGGTCAGGGTGGGCTCACACTGGAGGATAAACATGCCCTGATCAGGGAACTTGAACAATCGTGTCGTGTTTTCATATCTTCAGAGTCTCCGTTGCCTCCAGAGTTTGAGAAGTACCGTCTCCCCATCCCCCCGGAGAGAATGCACGACTTCCTCCATTATGCGAAGATCTTCGTCTCGGACTCACAGACCATGACCACGGAGGCGGCTCTGCTGGGAACCCCTGCTGTACGTTGCAATAGTTTTGTCGGCAAGAATGATATGGGGAACTTTGTTGAGCTGGAGGAGCGATATCACCTTATTTACAACTGCAAAGATGGAATTTCGGTATTATCGAAAGTGCGTGAGCTGCTTCTGTCATCAGACCTTAAGACTGAGTGGGCCCGGAGAAGAGAGCCTCTGTTGCAGGAAAAGATGGACCTGACGGCCTTCATGGTCTGGCTTGTTGAGAATTATCCACAGAGTTTTGCGGAGATGAGAGAGCATCCGGAGATGCAATACTCCGGTGCCTCTGCTATGGGTGGTGTATCGTGA
- a CDS encoding oligosaccharide flippase family protein — MHGYQQFARRIGLIGITNLLIGLSGLILLPILTKTLPIEEYGTYVQITVTIGLVPGVVMLGLSYTMVRFLAATKSREEIQEGYYSIVGITILTAGLASATLFILAEPLGTALFDGRTAVTRILALAVFLECMNLLQFNYFRTFQQIKKYSSLLFFKTCLQLIMVGGLVLAGYGIFGAVMGLLITDLTLFLIMGALIISEIGFAVPKFIHIREYLSFGFPTVPGNLSSWVVNSSDRYVIALFLGTAYVGYYAPGYTLGNIIGMFVAPFSFILPAVLSKYYDENNLQEVQNILQYSLKYFLMLAVPSFVGLSILSKPLLAILSTPEIAANSYLITPFIALSALFFGVYAIIFQILILEKNTRITAMVWIIAAVINFGLNLVVIPYLGILGAAITTLISFIFALGFIAYYLMDKSKTPLLYNIVSRAIFPIILASISMIPVLVAFNPVGILSILITVALCAAIYFVLIYALKGVTKEEIYFFKNFV; from the coding sequence TTGCATGGATATCAACAATTCGCCCGGCGAATCGGCCTCATAGGAATAACCAACCTCCTCATCGGCCTGAGCGGACTCATCCTTCTCCCGATCCTCACCAAAACTCTCCCAATTGAAGAATACGGGACATACGTCCAGATCACCGTGACCATCGGTCTTGTCCCCGGGGTGGTGATGCTCGGCCTCTCTTACACGATGGTCAGGTTCCTTGCGGCAACGAAATCACGGGAAGAAATCCAAGAAGGCTACTACTCGATCGTAGGCATTACAATCCTGACTGCGGGCCTTGCTTCGGCCACTCTCTTCATCCTGGCCGAACCCCTCGGCACTGCACTCTTCGACGGCCGGACGGCGGTCACCCGGATCCTTGCTCTCGCTGTCTTTTTGGAGTGCATGAATCTCCTCCAGTTTAACTACTTCAGGACATTCCAGCAGATTAAGAAATACTCCTCTCTCCTCTTCTTCAAGACCTGCCTGCAGTTAATCATGGTTGGAGGGCTTGTCCTTGCTGGCTATGGGATTTTCGGTGCGGTGATGGGGCTGCTTATCACCGACCTGACTCTGTTCCTCATTATGGGTGCTCTCATCATCTCTGAGATTGGGTTTGCTGTCCCGAAGTTCATACATATAAGGGAGTACCTCTCCTTTGGCTTTCCAACGGTTCCAGGGAACCTCTCAAGTTGGGTGGTGAACTCAAGTGACAGGTATGTGATTGCCCTTTTCTTGGGAACTGCTTATGTGGGTTACTATGCGCCAGGGTATACACTTGGGAATATCATTGGGATGTTTGTAGCGCCGTTTTCATTTATCTTGCCTGCAGTTCTTTCGAAGTATTATGATGAGAATAATCTTCAGGAAGTTCAAAATATCCTTCAGTATTCTCTGAAGTATTTTCTTATGTTAGCAGTTCCATCGTTTGTTGGGTTGTCCATTCTTTCAAAACCGTTGCTGGCAATTTTGTCGACACCAGAAATTGCGGCAAATAGTTATTTGATCACTCCATTTATCGCTTTAAGTGCCTTGTTCTTTGGAGTATATGCAATTATTTTCCAGATCTTAATTTTAGAGAAAAATACCCGGATTACAGCAATGGTATGGATTATTGCTGCGGTGATTAATTTTGGGCTTAACCTTGTTGTAATACCATATCTGGGAATCCTCGGTGCCGCCATTACGACACTGATTTCATTTATATTTGCTCTTGGATTTATTGCATATTATCTGATGGACAAATCCAAGACGCCTTTATTATATAATATTGTCTCTAGAGCCATTTTTCCAATAATATTGGCATCTATTTCAATGATTCCAGTTTTAGTTGCTTTTAATCCCGTTGGAATACTATCAATATTAATAACTGTGGCTTTGTGTGCTGCTATATATTTTGTTCTGATATATGCGCTCAAAGGAGTAACTAAAGAAGAAATATACTTTTTCAAGAACTTTGTTTGA
- a CDS encoding glycosyltransferase family 2 protein: protein MTIGTESVALGGGGAVEGRPSAAAGVDEETCYRGRRVAVVVPAYNEENLIKETLDGIPEYVEKVYVVDDGSTDRTGVIIDAYARHDPCIVPIHHDPNRGVGAAITSGYLRAVEDEMDLVAVMAGDNQMDPAYLPSLLDPIIDGKADYTKGNRLISEDYRTGMSKWRSFGNSVLTFLTKIASGYWQMMDPQNGYTAVSTRALATLPLDHVYQGYGYCNNLLVWLNIYGMRVQDVAIPARYGREKSGIRYSTYIPKVSHLLLGNFLFRLKTKYVQMSFHPLVFFYVAGAVLTPLGMLGGLIALWEKFAMGYPVLFVHGVLSFLVFVFGAQCLFFAMFFDMQANGQQSS from the coding sequence ATGACAATCGGAACAGAGAGTGTGGCCCTCGGCGGCGGAGGTGCGGTCGAGGGTCGGCCTTCGGCCGCGGCCGGGGTAGATGAGGAAACCTGCTACCGCGGGCGGCGGGTCGCGGTCGTCGTGCCGGCGTATAACGAGGAGAACCTGATCAAGGAAACCCTGGACGGGATCCCCGAGTATGTCGAGAAGGTCTATGTCGTCGACGACGGCTCGACCGATCGGACCGGTGTGATCATCGACGCCTACGCCCGCCACGACCCCTGCATCGTCCCCATCCATCACGACCCGAACCGCGGCGTCGGGGCGGCGATCACCTCCGGCTATCTCCGTGCCGTCGAGGACGAGATGGATCTCGTCGCCGTCATGGCCGGGGACAACCAGATGGACCCCGCCTATCTCCCCTCCCTCCTCGATCCCATCATCGACGGCAAGGCCGACTATACCAAGGGCAACCGCCTCATCAGCGAAGACTACCGGACCGGGATGAGCAAGTGGCGGAGCTTTGGCAACTCGGTCCTCACCTTCCTCACCAAGATCGCCTCCGGTTACTGGCAGATGATGGACCCGCAGAACGGCTACACCGCGGTCTCGACCCGGGCCCTTGCGACCCTCCCCCTCGACCATGTCTACCAGGGCTACGGCTACTGCAACAATCTCCTGGTCTGGCTGAACATCTATGGCATGCGGGTGCAGGACGTCGCCATCCCCGCGAGGTACGGCCGGGAGAAGTCGGGCATCCGCTACTCCACCTACATCCCCAAGGTCTCGCACCTCCTCCTCGGCAACTTCCTCTTCCGCCTCAAGACCAAGTACGTCCAGATGAGTTTCCACCCCCTCGTCTTCTTCTATGTCGCCGGGGCGGTGCTCACGCCGCTTGGGATGCTGGGGGGGTTGATCGCGTTGTGGGAGAAGTTTGCGATGGGCTACCCGGTGCTGTTTGTGCATGGGGTGTTGTCGTTTCTGGTGTTTGTGTTTGGAGCGCAGTGTCTGTTCTTTGCGATGTTTTTTGATATGCAGGCGAATGGGCAGCAGAGTTCATGA
- a CDS encoding serine O-acetyltransferase — protein sequence MILSKQDYLFYLGADKASLNQKRKYPRLLVDEVWIYQRLLRKCEYWNNCKKNKTLIHKLYFQVLLFRLTRQGICLGFTIGLNCFGPGLSIAHHGTIVVNGRARIGANCRVYPGVNIGVNPGDPINVPSIGDNVYIGPGAKIFGNIQIANDIAIGANAVVNKSFLEAGITIGGVPARKISDKRSSVVKGTQLVNSLQDLDHG from the coding sequence ATGATTCTGTCGAAACAAGATTATCTCTTTTATTTAGGTGCAGATAAGGCTTCTTTGAACCAAAAAAGGAAATATCCGAGGCTACTAGTTGACGAAGTTTGGATATATCAACGATTACTAAGGAAATGCGAGTATTGGAACAATTGCAAGAAAAACAAAACTCTTATTCATAAGTTATATTTTCAGGTACTTTTATTCAGGTTAACAAGGCAAGGTATATGTTTAGGATTCACGATCGGACTTAATTGTTTTGGACCCGGACTTAGCATCGCTCATCATGGAACTATTGTTGTAAATGGACGTGCCCGCATTGGTGCGAATTGCCGTGTTTATCCCGGCGTAAATATAGGCGTAAATCCGGGTGATCCAATAAATGTGCCCTCCATAGGTGATAATGTCTATATTGGTCCCGGTGCTAAGATTTTTGGGAATATTCAAATAGCAAATGATATCGCCATAGGAGCGAATGCTGTGGTTAATAAATCTTTTTTAGAGGCTGGAATTACGATTGGTGGAGTGCCTGCTCGTAAAATATCTGATAAGAGATCTAGTGTCGTAAAAGGAACTCAATTAGTGAATTCGTTGCAGGATCTTGATCACGGTTGA
- a CDS encoding glycosyltransferase, giving the protein MATAEIFGLDGKKLPSYILVTPARNEESFLPLVAESLIKQTLKPKMWLIVDDGSTDNTPQIIQNLEYDFKWIKSVRLPPHPRDLFYHYSFVCKNGFDNAVDLAVKNNINFQYIGLVDADTVLDERYFEILVSEFINDNTLGIASGNIYDTNNGQIEENTAGHLPRGTGRLWTKKCFFETDGYIVEAAAHSISNVKAILRGYSIKKFDNIIAVQQRPTRSAEGLWRTYMKDGWLAYYLNKHPLLILLNVVWFSTRRPFYLGIPYLFGYLESLFARCQKINDDEIKEYYWNVRLREYRSQLGSKMKAIFVK; this is encoded by the coding sequence ATGGCAACAGCTGAGATATTTGGTTTGGATGGTAAGAAGCTTCCTAGTTACATCCTAGTTACACCAGCAAGGAATGAAGAATCATTTCTCCCTCTAGTGGCAGAGTCATTAATTAAACAAACATTAAAACCAAAAATGTGGCTTATTGTAGATGATGGGAGCACGGATAACACTCCACAAATTATACAGAACCTTGAATATGATTTTAAGTGGATTAAAAGCGTACGCCTCCCCCCCCATCCAAGAGATTTATTCTATCATTATTCATTCGTATGCAAAAACGGCTTCGACAATGCAGTTGATCTCGCTGTTAAAAATAATATCAATTTTCAGTATATAGGTTTGGTTGATGCCGACACGGTTTTAGATGAGAGATATTTCGAAATATTAGTTAGTGAATTTATAAATGACAATACTCTCGGAATTGCTAGTGGGAATATCTATGATACAAACAATGGCCAGATTGAAGAGAATACTGCAGGGCACTTGCCACGAGGCACTGGCAGACTCTGGACAAAGAAATGCTTTTTCGAGACAGATGGATATATTGTAGAGGCAGCAGCGCATTCGATCTCAAATGTTAAAGCAATCTTGCGAGGTTATTCCATTAAAAAATTCGATAATATAATAGCAGTACAACAGAGACCAACTCGCAGTGCTGAAGGGCTATGGAGAACTTATATGAAAGATGGGTGGTTAGCATACTACTTAAATAAGCATCCCTTATTAATCTTATTAAATGTGGTCTGGTTCTCAACGAGGAGGCCATTCTATCTAGGTATACCTTACCTTTTCGGATACCTGGAATCATTATTTGCTCGGTGTCAGAAGATTAATGACGATGAAATAAAAGAATACTATTGGAATGTAAGACTAAGGGAATATAGGTCTCAATTAGGGAGTAAAATGAAAGCCATTTTCGTTAAATGA
- a CDS encoding D-glucuronyl C5-epimerase family protein: MLIREWTKYILIILIFVVTFTVVTLTISGAYRNMAYIILLIIHAFVLTHINSTLSIHNSLTIYGKLANYFKLHGPNVNHIDNNGVPYVDYGNKQGVFVGTQRNPLTIADKANDCYKLYVETKNCQFYNQFLSCVNYLEDLCEWHEDSGRRYVLYPYNFITDKSSQDLPWYSAMAQTAALVTHLNAYKLTCDAKYLYKCNLIINSLRVPMASGGVLHVDPEDGGLWFEEVACKSNADKPSSILNGNLFCLLDLYKYYQDTKDSNAKELFDLGVQEVKRHLHEYDLGYWTAYDRQHHFAYDYHYVHLKLLNEMYTITEDPFFEKYYHKWRFYIPLNPLWARKHFAGFILNLCVMTVIASSLSIFISLI, translated from the coding sequence ATGTTGATTAGAGAGTGGACAAAATACATATTAATTATCCTTATCTTTGTAGTCACCTTTACTGTTGTTACCCTCACAATAAGCGGGGCGTATCGAAATATGGCCTATATAATCCTCCTAATTATTCACGCATTTGTTTTAACCCATATAAATTCCACACTGTCCATACACAATAGTCTGACCATATATGGAAAATTGGCAAATTATTTCAAATTGCATGGCCCGAATGTAAATCATATAGATAATAATGGTGTTCCTTATGTAGACTATGGAAATAAACAGGGAGTATTTGTTGGCACCCAAAGAAACCCGTTGACCATTGCTGACAAAGCAAACGATTGTTACAAACTCTACGTTGAAACGAAAAATTGCCAGTTTTACAACCAATTTCTTAGTTGTGTCAATTACCTTGAGGACTTATGCGAATGGCATGAAGATTCAGGTAGAAGATATGTGTTATATCCGTACAATTTCATTACCGATAAGAGTTCTCAAGACCTCCCATGGTACTCAGCGATGGCACAGACAGCTGCACTTGTCACCCATCTCAACGCATATAAATTAACATGTGACGCTAAATATCTATATAAATGCAATTTGATTATAAATTCGTTGAGGGTGCCAATGGCATCTGGAGGTGTGCTTCATGTTGATCCCGAAGATGGTGGATTGTGGTTTGAAGAAGTAGCCTGTAAAAGCAACGCAGATAAACCATCGTCCATCCTAAATGGTAACTTATTCTGCCTATTAGATTTGTATAAATACTACCAAGATACAAAAGACAGCAATGCCAAAGAATTATTCGATCTGGGCGTACAAGAAGTCAAGAGGCACCTTCACGAATATGATCTAGGCTATTGGACGGCATATGATCGTCAACATCATTTTGCTTATGATTATCATTATGTTCATTTGAAATTATTAAATGAGATGTACACGATAACCGAAGATCCATTTTTTGAAAAGTATTATCATAAGTGGAGGTTTTATATTCCTCTCAATCCCCTTTGGGCTAGAAAACACTTTGCGGGATTTATATTAAATTTGTGCGTCATGACAGTAATTGCCTCCAGCCTCTCCATATTCATTTCCTTGATATAG
- a CDS encoding transposase yields MEIDQISPALVSRMAKDLDDQVQEFFVRPIERPIPYLYVDASYLQGCGRKFDTSPKQS; encoded by the coding sequence TTGGAGATCGACCAGATCTCCCCCGCTTTGGTCTCCAGGATGGCTAAAGACCTCGACGACCAAGTTCAGGAATTCTTCGTGCGACCGATTGAACGGCCAATCCCGTACCTCTATGTGGATGCCTCCTACTTACAAGGGTGCGGGAGGAAGTTCGATACTTCACCAAAGCAGTCCTAG
- a CDS encoding transposase, translating to MFDRYEVYSRKKRGIIGFDDHKKIKENKLSVIVDRNGRPLSCVISPENSHDSTLYIQTLEGFTFFGNKFKPTFISADPAYDTIKIRAYNDQNRIKSNIQINTRNTEDPEKKRTVPFDPELYKKRGAIERFLSWIKAFKKIALRHERKEESFLGLIMFACES from the coding sequence TTGTTCGATAGATACGAAGTCTATTCCCGCAAAAAAAGGGGCATCATCGGATTTGATGACCATAAGAAAATAAAAGAGAACAAACTGAGCGTAATAGTCGATCGAAACGGCAGACCACTTTCTTGTGTTATATCCCCTGAAAATAGCCACGATTCAACACTTTATATACAAACCCTTGAAGGATTCACGTTTTTCGGAAATAAATTCAAACCAACATTCATATCCGCAGATCCAGCGTACGATACAATAAAAATAAGAGCATACAATGACCAAAACAGAATAAAGAGCAATATTCAAATAAATACAAGAAACACGGAAGATCCAGAGAAAAAAAGAACAGTACCTTTTGATCCAGAACTTTACAAGAAAAGAGGAGCTATCGAACGATTTTTAAGTTGGATTAAAGCATTTAAGAAGATTGCTCTAAGGCATGAAAGAAAAGAAGAATCATTCCTCGGATTGATCATGTTCGCATGTGAATCATGA
- a CDS encoding transposase, translating to MGHYPIISNYLPPQKPHTGRPRSDPRRLMNGILFVLTTRCTWSDVPEKHGTKSTVHRFHQYLCEKSANKEIFLIYFSEDTISNR from the coding sequence ATGGGGCACTACCCAATCATCAGCAATTACCTCCCCCCTCAGAAACCTCACACTGGACGACCTCGTTCTGATCCTCGTCGTTTAATGAATGGAATTCTCTTTGTTCTTACTACCAGATGTACATGGAGCGACGTACCCGAAAAACATGGAACCAAATCGACGGTACATCGATTTCATCAATATCTATGCGAGAAAAGCGCCAATAAGGAGATATTTTTGATCTACTTCAGCGAGGATACGATCTCAAATCGTTGA